The following proteins are co-located in the Streptomyces sp. NBC_00435 genome:
- a CDS encoding winged helix-turn-helix transcriptional regulator, producing the protein MTQPSPETEPLVRAATLLSYRWTTRIITELDDNGPVARRRGSLPATFPDIPVDVLKTAVAGLRRRGLLRRETLSTGERQLRLTQAGAGLADVYDQLGRWARQHDYPGGQSDFVNRVEATLGLLRDPNTVTVLLNPHAPYEASRVARAVDAGLVRQGARVPWILTDTGRELRGPLAELQAWATANTALVQRVRHTRPAPPVAKVQAAIPGVAKGAALPGAAPPRSA; encoded by the coding sequence ATGACGCAGCCCAGCCCCGAGACCGAACCCCTCGTGCGTGCGGCGACCCTTCTCAGCTACCGGTGGACCACGAGGATCATCACTGAACTCGACGACAACGGGCCCGTCGCCCGGCGTCGAGGCAGCCTGCCGGCCACGTTCCCGGATATCCCGGTCGACGTCTTGAAGACGGCCGTGGCCGGACTGCGCCGCCGTGGGCTCCTCCGCCGCGAGACCCTCAGCACCGGCGAGCGCCAGCTCAGGCTCACGCAGGCGGGCGCTGGCCTTGCGGACGTGTACGACCAGCTCGGCCGATGGGCCCGCCAACACGACTACCCCGGCGGTCAAAGCGACTTCGTCAACCGAGTCGAAGCCACCCTCGGCCTGCTGCGCGACCCCAACACCGTCACCGTGCTGCTCAACCCCCATGCACCGTACGAAGCCAGCCGGGTCGCCAGAGCTGTCGACGCGGGCTTGGTCCGCCAAGGCGCACGCGTCCCGTGGATCTTGACCGACACCGGACGCGAACTGCGAGGACCGCTGGCCGAACTGCAGGCCTGGGCCACCGCGAACACCGCACTCGTCCAGCGCGTGCGGCACACACGGCCTGCCCCGCCTGTGGCCAAGGTGCAGGCGGCTATCCCCGGCGTAGCGAAGGGAGCCGCCCTGCCCGGAGCGGCCCCCCCGCGCTCCGCCTAG
- a CDS encoding MFS transporter, whose translation MTRHRAAGGRHARLPDHGIFRRIYLPRTMDAAAFNLGTYGIPLLVLATTSSAMLTGLAFVLEWIPRIGAFVGAGAAVDRHGAARVFRTATTIRTLVVTTAVLALTFIDDKLITTVSVMALAAVIGVLTEYSYVAAETAGGAASREPGRVEHRVQSVLLSIDQSATLAGPAAGAFLLQYAGQQTLLVTIGALSLLAAVTSPRARRTQPNPETTTVRQGLRMGWSTLRALPALGWLIAGLTVSNFATGLLQAAAPVIVVQNFGLSTASVGLIWSAAATAALLATTLSRFAIDRFGLWPVGTAGALIASLGGIAVSQADAYTPFLVLVAILTAGEGSMTVVLRTLRSRLIPRDVFGATLSITILIMLLPFPIAGVLVAITPPAALGHVMTGCAALQAIGLATAFWRLRRDPALHDTNRPALEPVAA comes from the coding sequence ATGACCCGTCACAGAGCCGCTGGTGGCCGCCACGCCCGCCTGCCCGACCACGGCATCTTCCGCCGTATCTACCTGCCGCGGACCATGGACGCCGCCGCGTTCAACCTGGGCACCTACGGGATCCCGCTGCTCGTCCTGGCCACCACGTCCTCGGCCATGCTGACCGGCCTCGCCTTCGTCCTGGAATGGATTCCCCGGATCGGAGCATTCGTCGGTGCAGGCGCAGCCGTCGACCGCCACGGCGCGGCTCGAGTCTTCCGTACGGCGACGACCATCCGGACTCTCGTCGTCACCACGGCGGTCCTGGCCCTGACCTTCATCGACGACAAGCTCATCACCACCGTCTCGGTGATGGCCCTCGCCGCCGTCATCGGCGTCCTCACCGAATACTCCTACGTCGCCGCGGAGACCGCCGGCGGCGCCGCCAGCCGGGAACCAGGCCGAGTCGAGCACCGCGTGCAGTCCGTACTGCTCAGCATCGACCAGTCCGCCACCCTCGCCGGACCCGCCGCCGGCGCCTTCCTCCTCCAGTACGCCGGCCAGCAGACCCTGCTCGTCACCATCGGCGCGCTCTCACTCCTGGCCGCCGTCACCTCTCCCCGGGCCCGCCGGACCCAGCCCAACCCCGAGACCACAACCGTCCGCCAGGGCCTGCGCATGGGCTGGTCGACCCTCAGGGCACTCCCTGCCCTCGGATGGTTGATCGCAGGGCTGACCGTCAGCAACTTCGCCACCGGCCTCCTCCAGGCCGCGGCCCCCGTGATCGTCGTACAGAACTTCGGCCTCAGCACCGCGTCCGTCGGCCTCATCTGGTCCGCCGCCGCGACGGCCGCCCTCCTCGCAACGACCCTGTCCCGGTTCGCCATCGACCGTTTCGGGCTCTGGCCCGTCGGCACAGCGGGAGCCCTGATCGCCTCTCTCGGCGGCATCGCCGTCTCCCAGGCCGACGCCTACACGCCCTTCCTGGTCCTCGTCGCCATCCTGACGGCCGGCGAAGGCTCCATGACCGTGGTCCTGCGCACCCTGCGCTCCCGCCTCATCCCGCGCGACGTCTTCGGCGCCACCCTCAGCATCACCATCCTGATCATGCTGCTGCCCTTCCCGATCGCCGGCGTACTCGTCGCCATCACCCCGCCCGCAGCCCTCGGCCACGTCATGACCGGCTGCGCCGCGCTCCAGGCCATCGGCCTGGCCACCGCGTTCTGGCGCCTGCGCCGCGATCCCGCCCTGCACGACACGAACAGACCAGCACTCGAACCGGTAGCCGCTTGA